In the genome of Cryptomeria japonica chromosome 8, Sugi_1.0, whole genome shotgun sequence, one region contains:
- the LOC131857427 gene encoding uncharacterized protein LOC131857427, with translation MENQGLASSLDLEMVDPSSLLNANNKDQTEFPLSGEGTSSSKGAFRIKKVNGCLERSEDRPVLVIQPEQVSKDVDYWCRHALICKFLGLRLSLPVLESWARRVWNPEGDLEILLAANNYFLVIFSSMSDRNRAFEGGPYFFNQVGLFIKPWHMGFNSAEEIPSRVPVWVRLPRLPLEFWQEDILHSISLLLGKPVGSASQTQDRKVIEQGCIYPSEFGHIRDLPTLVAWMRGDDFPSLTLVRQGMP, from the exons ATGGAGAATCAGGGTCTTGCTTCTTCCCTGGATCTAGAGATGGTTGATCCATCCTCTTTATTGAATGCCAATAACAAGGATCAGACTGAGTTTCCTCTTTCTGGAGAGGGCACCTCCTCGTCAAAAGGGGCGTTTCGAATTAAAAAAGTAAATGGATGTTTGGAGAGATCGGAAGATAGACCGGTTTTGGTTATTCAGCCTGAGCAGGTTTCGAAGGATGTTGACTACTGGTGCAGACATGCTCTTATTTGCAAATTTTTGGGCCTTCGACTTTCTCTCCCTGTGTTGGAGTCCTGGGCACGTCGGGTTTGGAACCCTGAAGGAGATTTGGAGATTCTTTTAGCGGCAAACAACTATTTCCTGGTTATTTTTTCAAGCATGTCGGACAGGAATAGGGCTTTTGAAGGGGGCCCTTATTTCTTTAaccaggttgggctcttcatcaagcCTTGGCATATGGGCTTCAACTCTGCTGAGGAGATCCCTTCGCGGGTGCCTGTGTGGGTTCGTTTGCCGAGGCTTCCGTTGGAATTTTGGCAGGAAGATATTCTCCACTCAATCTCTTTGCTTCTTGGGAAACCTGTTGGATCGGCTTCACAGACTCAAGATCGTAAG GTCATAGAGCAAGGTTGCATTTATCCGAGCGAGTTtggtcatatcagagacctcccaacactggtggcatg